GCTGGCCGCAAGCCTCTCACGGACCAATGCCGTCGTTAAGGCCGTCACTGAGTTGGAGGAAAAAGGGCCTGAAAAAGCAAAGGAGGCTGTTGCAGTCCTTGACAGGGAACTGGCGGCCATCAAGAAGCGACTGGGTGACCAGTACGAAACCCTTTCCGTGACCGATTCCAAGGGGAAGGTTTTTTCAGATGGTGTTGGGGGCAGTCATAAAGGAATCGATATCTCAAGTCGGCCTTACTTTCAAACAGCAAAAATAGAAGGGAAGGTCGTTATCTCAGATCCTGTCAAGTCGAAATCCTCCGGAAAACCGGTCATTCCAGTGTGTGCCCCGATCTTTTCGTCAAGCGGAAAATTCGCGGGGGCATTAATCACCGTGCTCAGGATTGAGTCTCTCTGTGATGCCATTACATCCCACAAAGTTGGGAAAACCGGGTATCCTTTCATGGTGGACGAAAAGGGGTTGACTATCGCCCATCCCAACAAAGAAAACATCTTCAGGTTGAATGTCAAGGAAATCCCGGGAATGGAAGACATCGCAGAGAGGATGCTGAACCGGGAAGTGGGTATTGAGGGTTATCAATACAAGGGCCAGAACAAAACTGCCGCCTTTGCCTCCATTCCTATTACCGGGTGGAGTATCGCTGTAACCCAGGCCAATGAAGAGTTTCTCGGGACGGCCAGCAGTATCCGAAATCGTATTTTTTTGCTAGGTGGGGGACTGTTGATCGCGGCCGTTCTGGGAGCGATTTTCTTCGCAAGGAGTATCTCCAGGTCGATTCAACGAATCATCCAGGGGCTCAGTGAGGGAGCGGAGCAGATGGCATCGGCTGCAAGCCAGGTCTCTTCAGCGAGCCAGTCGCTGGCCGAGGCCTCCTCCGAGCAGGCTGCATCACTCGAGGAGACCTCTTCCTCCCTTGAGGAGATGTCGTCCATGACCAAGCAGAATGCGGATCATGCCACCGAGGCGGATAACCTCATGAAGGAGGCAAATTCCATCGTTGGCAAGGCAAACGGGAGCATGAAGGATCTGATCCAGGCCATGGAGGAAATTACGAAGTCAAGCGAAGAAACCTCCAATATCATCCGCACCATTGATGAGATCGCCTTCCAGACCAATCTCCTGGCCTTGAACGCTGCCGTAGAGGCGGCCAGGGCCGGGGAGGCCGGGGCGGGGTTCGCCGTTGTGGCGGACGAAGTCAGGAATCTGGCCATGAGGGCGGCCGAGGCCGCGAAAAACACGGCGATCCTTATCGAGGATACAGTCAAGAGTATCAAGGACGGATCGGAACTGGTGGCCAGAACCAACGAAGAGTTTTCCCAGGTATCCCAGAGCGCCGCGAAGGTGGGTGAGCTTGTAGGTGAAATCGCCGCCGCCTCCACTGAACAGGCCCGCGGGATCGAGCAGATAAACTCGGCGGTGGCAGAGATGGACAAGGTCGTGCAGCAAAACGCGGCCAATGCTGAAGAATCGGCCAGCGCCTCCGAGGAGATGAGCGCACAGGCTGAACAGATGAAGGCCATGGTGAAGGAATTGACGGCCCTGATTCAAGGATCCGGCAAAGGAACCAGAAGAAGGAAAGAACGCTTTGCCAAGAAAGCTGAGCCTTCCATGGCCCGCAAGGAAAACCAAAAACAAGCCCAGGTCCTTCAGAAGGTTTCCGGGGGCGGAGAATCCCTTCCCGTCAGTGGTGGAAACCGGGAAGTCAGGCCTGAAAAAGTCATTCCTTTGAACGAAGACGATTTCCAGGATTTTTAATATATGTCGAATGTCCCGGGAACCGATCCAGGCTCCCGGTGGCACGGGTGAGCGACCCCGGGAATAATCCGGCGTCTTTTCACCCGAATCAAAACCCTCCCTCCAACAGCGGATCCCGGGAGTTGACCGGGCTCCCGGGGTTCGCTCCCCTCCTCTTGCGTTGACAGCAAAAAAGAAAACCGCTTAATATGGCGCTTCCGAACGAAGATTGAAGGAGGCGATTTTATTCCGCCGCCCTGATCGAATCAGTATCGCCAGGCGACTGATCGATTGGTTTGTCGAAAACCATACTTGACACCCCGGCCCGGTTTTAAAGGCCATGAAAGTACGGTGGGGGCAAGTGAAGAAGTGTAGGCTGCCTCCTCCAGCAGGTTGTTGAAAAACGTAGTGAGCGCAGTAGCTTTTCAACAGCCTGCTGAATGGCTCCGTAGAATCAAATAATGGCCTGCCTTTTTTCCTGCCGGTCTTGTGGCTCATCCCTTTTTGGTCCACCCAGGCTTTTATGTACCTTTTTTCGCTGGGGAGATACCGGGGCCGTTTTCCTTCTTGGGATAGAATTTCAGATCGCCATATGCATGACTTCCCTGAAATTGACCCATGGTAAATTGTAAGCGTTTTTATCCTAGCAAATACATAGGAAAAATTGTAAGATTAACATCTAATTTATGATGTCGACCCGCAAAAGACCGCATGTATCTCATAACGTTTTACAGGTGCGGGAGTCCGGATTTATTGACTGATTCTTTGCGGTACCTGGACAATTTTTTGATAGATGAGAGCATTTTTCAGTTTCGGACATTAGAGGCAAGGTTCGTGATTGTTTTTGATCTGGAAAGGGCGGCCGATTTATCGATTGAGGAGAGGGAAGAATGAAGCTTTCAACGAGAACCCGCTATGGAACCAGGTTGATGCTCGACCTGGCGAGGCATTACGGAAAGGGTTTTCTCCAGCTTCGAGAGATTGCGGAACGCCAGGAGATTTCACTGAAATACCTTGAGCAAATCGTTATTCCCCTGAAGAAGGCTCACTATATCGAAGCCTCCCGCGGGGCCAAAGGTGGATATAGATTGGCAAGGCCCCCGGAAAAGATCATGGTTGGTGAAATCGTGGCCCTGTTGGAACGCGGGGGTATGC
This genomic interval from Deltaproteobacteria bacterium contains the following:
- a CDS encoding Cache 3/Cache 2 fusion domain-containing protein, translating into MRKGSLHFKLVVAGVLLVLIPVALLGVLSVNKTTKALKEISGDRAIHIAKNLAEMTQILLTEEEKLAASLSRTNAVVKAVTELEEKGPEKAKEAVAVLDRELAAIKKRLGDQYETLSVTDSKGKVFSDGVGGSHKGIDISSRPYFQTAKIEGKVVISDPVKSKSSGKPVIPVCAPIFSSSGKFAGALITVLRIESLCDAITSHKVGKTGYPFMVDEKGLTIAHPNKENIFRLNVKEIPGMEDIAERMLNREVGIEGYQYKGQNKTAAFASIPITGWSIAVTQANEEFLGTASSIRNRIFLLGGGLLIAAVLGAIFFARSISRSIQRIIQGLSEGAEQMASAASQVSSASQSLAEASSEQAASLEETSSSLEEMSSMTKQNADHATEADNLMKEANSIVGKANGSMKDLIQAMEEITKSSEETSNIIRTIDEIAFQTNLLALNAAVEAARAGEAGAGFAVVADEVRNLAMRAAEAAKNTAILIEDTVKSIKDGSELVARTNEEFSQVSQSAAKVGELVGEIAAASTEQARGIEQINSAVAEMDKVVQQNAANAEESASASEEMSAQAEQMKAMVKELTALIQGSGKGTRRRKERFAKKAEPSMARKENQKQAQVLQKVSGGGESLPVSGGNREVRPEKVIPLNEDDFQDF
- a CDS encoding Rrf2 family transcriptional regulator — translated: MKLSTRTRYGTRLMLDLARHYGKGFLQLREIAERQEISLKYLEQIVIPLKKAHYIEASRGAKGGYRLARPPEKIMVGEIVALLERGGMLSECLDDPSICKRSDFCPTRHLWKEAEEAIFEKLNRVSLKSLMKETGDEIEAESRTRKEDSGYEGCFHRC